One window from the genome of Nicotiana sylvestris chromosome 9, ASM39365v2, whole genome shotgun sequence encodes:
- the LOC138878169 gene encoding uncharacterized protein: MVGYYRRFVEGFLSIVAPLTRLNQKGAPFMWSNECELSFQKLMIALTTAPVLVLPTGSRSYIVYCDASRIDIGAALMQDGGLLHTLFVSQSSLYECIRERQCGDPHLLLLKNTVHHDDANEISIGEDGVLRIQDRICVPNMDRLQELILEEAYNSRYSIHLGAAKMYQHLRFHSWAPQILKKFDAVWVIADRLTKLVHFISVVATYSSEWLAEIYICKIVRLHGVPVSIIFYQGMLFTLQF, encoded by the exons ATGGtgggttattatcgtcggttcgtggaggggtttttatcTATTGTAGCCCCATTGACTAGATTGaaccagaagggtgccccattcatGTGGTCTAATGAGTGTGagttgagctttcagaagctcatgattgctttgactacagccccggtgttggtgttgcctacgGGTTCGAGATCCTACattgtatattgtgatgcatcacgtATTGATattggtgcagcattgatgcagGATGGAGGGTTATTGCATACGCTTTTCG TCTCTCAATCTTCTTTGTATGAgtgcatcagagagcgtcagtgtGGCGACCCCCATTTGCTTCTTCTTAAGAACACGGTGCATCATGATGATGCCAATGAAATTTCTATTGGAGAGGATGGGGTGTTGCGGATACAGGatcgaatttgtgtgcccaatatggatagGCTGCAGGAGTTGATACTTGAAGAGGCCTACaattcacggtattccattcatctgggtgccgccaAGATGTACCAGCATTTGAG ATTTCATTCTTGGGCTCCAcagattttgaagaaatttgatgcagtatgggtcattgcggataggttgaccaagttggTGCATTTCATTTCGGTGGTggctacttattcttcagagtggctggcagagatctatatttgcaagattgttcgtctgcatggagTTCCTGTGTCCATTATTTTTTATCAGGGCATGCTGTTCACATTGCAATTTTAA
- the LOC104212660 gene encoding glucan endo-1,3-beta-glucosidase, basic vacuolar produces MSTSHKHNTPQMAAITLLGLLLVASSIDIAGAQSIGVCYGMLGNNLPNHWEVIQLYKSRNIGRLRLYDPNHGALQALKGSNIEVMLGLPNSDVKHIASGMEHARWWVQKNVKDFWPDVKIKYIAVGNEISPVTGTSYLTSFLTPAMVNIYKAIGEAGLGNNIKVSTSVDMTLIGNSYPPSQGSFRNDARWFVDPIVGFLRDTRAPLLVNIYPYFSYSGNPGQISLPYSLFTAPNVVVQDGSRQYRNLFDAMLDSVYAALERSGGASVGIVVSESGWPSAGAFGATYDNAATYLRNLIQHAKEGSPRKPGPIETYIFAMFDENNKNPELEKHFGLFSPNKQPKYNINFGVSGGVWDSSVETNATASLVSEM; encoded by the exons ATGTCTACCTCACATAAACATAATACTCCTCAAATGGCTGCTATCACACTCCTAGGATTACTACTTGTTGCCAGCAGCATTGACATAGCAG GGGCTCAATCGATAGGTGTTTGCTATGGAATGCTAGGCAACAACTTGCCAAATCATTGGGAAGTTATACAGCTCTACAAGTCAAGAAACATAGGAAGACTGAGGCTTTATGATCCAAATCATGGAGCTTTACAAGCATTAAAAGGCTCAAATATTGAAGTTATGTTAGGACTTCCCAATTCAGATGTGAAGCACATTGCTTCCGGAATGGAACATGCAAGATGGTGGGTACAGAAAAATGTTAAAGATTTCTGGCCAGATGTTAAGATTAAGTATATTGCTGTTGGGAATGAAATCAGCCCTGTCACTGGCACATCTTACCTAACCTCATTTCTTACTCCTGCTATGGTAAATATTTACAAAGCAATTGGTGAAGCTGGTTTGGGAAACAACATCAAGGTCTCAACTTCTGTAGACATGACCTTGATTGGAAACTCTTATCCACCATCACAGGGTTCGTTTAGGAACGATGCTAGGTGGTTTGTTGATCCCATTGTTGGCTTCTTAAGGGACACACGTGCACCTTTACTCGTTAACATTTACCCCTATTTCAGTTATTCTGGTAATCCAGGCCAGATTTCTCTCCCCTATTCTCTTTTTACAGCACCAAATGTGGTGGTACAAGATGGTTCCCGCCAATATAGGAACTTATTTGATGCAATGCTGGATTCTGTGTATGCTGCCCTCGAGCGATCAGGAGGGGCATCTGTAGGGATTGTTGTGTCCGAGAGTGGCTGGCCATCTGCTGGTGCATTTGGAGCCACATATGACAATGCAGCAACTTACTTGAGGAACTTAATTCAACACGCTAAAGAGGGTAGCCCAAGAAAGCCTGGACCTATTGAGACCTATATATTTGCCATGTTTGATGAGAACAACAAGAACCCTGAACTGGAGAAACATTTTGGATTGTTTTCCCCCAACAAGCAGCCCAAATATAATATCAACTTTGGGGTCTCTGGTGGAGTTTGGGACAGTTCAGTTGAAACTAATGCTACTGCTTCTCTCGTAAGTGAGATGTGA